Proteins co-encoded in one Euleptes europaea isolate rEulEur1 chromosome 1, rEulEur1.hap1, whole genome shotgun sequence genomic window:
- the LOC130477741 gene encoding olfactory receptor 13H1-like, protein MEEWDNATTVTEFVLVGLSRQPHVRAALFALFLVIYAVTVAGNGLIVLLIVVDPHLHTPMYFFLSNLSFIDVCYVTTSVPQMLAHCFKDKAVIPLGSCFAQMAIALFLGVAECLLLAVMAYDRFVAICSPLHYSLIMSRKVCIILAVSLWFSSFLLTIVPFLMMPLHLCDRNVVNHFTCEAQAVLKLACSDTHANGLSMLITSVFTLLFPFAFILLTYGRIGLAVLRIRSAQGRGKALSTCGSHLAVVSIFYGTALAAYLKPQAKTFTDRDKIVAVFYGVMTPMLNPLIYSLRNRDVKGALRRLTGKKVEK, encoded by the coding sequence atggaagagtgggataaCGCAACAACAGTGACTGAGTTTGTGCTCGTGGGCCTCTCCAGACAACCCCACGTGCGCGCTGCCTTGTTTGCTCTCTTCTTGGTCATATATGCAGTCACTGTGGCTGGGAATGGTCTTATTGTATTGTTGATTGTGGTGGATCCTCACCTCCACAcacccatgtatttcttcctcagCAACCTCTCCTTCATTGACGTCTGCTACGTCACGACCTCCGTCCCACAGATGTTGGCGCACTGTTTCAAAGACAAGGCCGTTATACCCCTGGGCAGCTGTTTTGCACAAATGGCCATCGCCCTTTTTTTGGGAGTGGCCGAGTGCTTGTTGCTAGCTGTCATGGCTTATGACCGCTTTGTAGCAATATGCAGCCCTCTGCACTATAGCTTAATCATGAGCCGAAAGGTGTGCATCATTCTGGCGGTCAGCCTGTGGTTCAGCTCTTTCCTCTTGACCATTGTGCCCTTCTTGATGATGCCATTACACTTGTGTGACCGCAATGTGGTGAATCACTTTACATGTGAGGCCCAGGCAGTGTTGAAATTAGCCTGCTCCGACACTCACGCCAATGGCCTCAGCATGCTAATAACGAGTGTCTTCACACTTCTGTTCCCCTTTGCCTTCATCCTGCTGACATATGGGCGCATTGGTCTGGCTGTCCTGCGCATCCGCTCTGCCCAAGGACGGGGGAAAGCTTTATCAACCTGTGGCTCTCATCTGGCTGTGGTGAGCATTTTTTATGGCACTGCCTTGGCTGCATACCTCAAGCCTCAGGCCAAGACTTTCACAGATAGGGACAAAATAGTGGCTGTCTTTTATGGGGTCATGACTCCAATGCTCAACCCCCTGATCTACAGCTTGAGAAACAGGGATGTGAAGGGGGCCTTACGCAGACTGACTGGGAAGAAAGTAGAGAAATAA
- the LOC130477752 gene encoding olfactory receptor 13H1-like — protein sequence MVTEFILIGLSEHPRAQAVFFGFLLMAYLISLLGNSLIITLTIADPRLHNPMYFFLCVLSSIDLIITSNTVPEVLANCLLFMPTISFYRCLVQMYVGLFLVSTECVLLAIMAYDRFAAICQPLHYMQIMSWKLCVSLVSASVALSFLITLITVLLQPTDFCGHYIINHFVCELQSFLKLACSDTRVSELFMQMSSLLILIPPFGFIVVTYGRIALAVLRIRSTWGRKKAFSTCSSHLTVVSIFYGAIMIMYLKPQQKSPSEEEKIISVMYGALTPMLNPLIYSLRNRDVKGAFWKVVSRKR from the coding sequence ATGGTGACAGAATTCATCTTAATTGGGTTATCTGAACACCCCAGAGCACAGGCTGTGTTCTTTGGGTTCCTCTTGATGGCATACCTCATCAGCCTCCTTGGCAACAGCCTCATCATCACGTTGACTATCGCTGACCCCCGGCTCCATAATCCCATGTATTTCTTTCTCTGCGTCCTCTCGTCAATTGACCTCATTATCACCAGCAACACGGTCCCTGAGGTCTTGGCCAACTGCCTCCTTTTCATGCCCACCATCTCCTTCTACAGGTGTCTGGTCCAGATGTACGTTGGTCTGTTTCTCGTCTCGACAGAATGCGTCCTGCTAGCCATCATGGCCTACGACCGCTTTGCGGCGATATGCCAGCCTCTTCACTACATGCAGATCATGAGCTGGAAACTTTGCGTCAGTCTGGTGTCTGCCTCTGTGGCCCTCTCCTTCCTGATCACTCTCATTACTGTGCTGTTGCAGCCGACTGACTTCTGCGGCCACTACATTATCAACCATTTTGTGTGCGAGCTGCAGTCTTTTCTGAAGCTAGCCTGCTCTGACACTCGCGTCAGCGAGCTGTTCATGCAGATGTCAAGCCTCTTAATCTTAATACCGCCCTTTGGTTTTATTGTTGTGACCTACGGGCGCATCGCTTTGGCTGTGTTGCGCATCCGCTCGACATGGGGCCGCAAGAAAGCCTTCTCCACCTGTAGTTCTCACCTCACAGTGGTCAGTATCTTTTACGGGGCTATCATGATCATGTACTTAAAGCCTCAGCAGAAATCTCCTTCTGAAGAGGAAAAGATCATCTCTGTAATGTACGGGGCTCTGACTCCCATGCTCAACCCGCTGATATACAGCTTGAGAAACAGGGATGTGAAGGGGGCTTTCTGGAAGGTGGTTAGCAGAAAAAGGTAA
- the LOC130477761 gene encoding olfactory receptor 13H1-like, translating into MRTPNETMVTEFILIGLSEHPQAQTVFFWILLTVYFITFLGNGLMIILITLDSRLHSPMYFFLCILSSVDLILSNNVLPEILLNCFFYRPTISFCRCLVQMYVGLLLVVIECVLLAIMAYDRFAAVCHPLHYTQIMSWRFCVSLVSACLTLALLNTFINVVLRPTDFCGRNIINHFGCELQSFLKLACSDTTTSNLYMQLSSLFFVVSPFGFIVVTYGRVGLAVLRIRSTQGRKKALSTCSSHLTVVSVFYGTIMVMYLKPQGKSNSDQDKLIALMYGVITPMLNPLIYSLRNRDVKGAFWRVFGRKCQNKA; encoded by the coding sequence ATGAGAACTCCAAATGAGACAATGGTGACTGAATTCATCTTGATTGGGTTATCTGAACACCCCCAAGCACAGACTGTGTTCTTTTGGATCCTCTTAACAGTATACTTCATAACCTTTCTTGGGAATGGCCTCATGATCATACTGATAACTCTAGACTCCCGCCTTCATTCTcccatgtatttctttctttgcatccTCTCCTCAGTAGATCTCATCCTCTCCAACAATGTACTTCCTGAGATCCTGCTCAACTGCTTCTTCTACAGGCCCACCATCTCCTTCTGCAGATGTTTGGTTCAGATGTATGTTGGTCTATTACTCGTCGTAATAGAATGTGTCCTGCTTGCCATTATGGCCTATGACCGCTTTGCAGCCGTATGCCACCCGCTCCACTATACACAGATCATGAGCTGGAGATTTTGTGTCAGTCTGGTGTCTGCATGCTTGACCCTTGCCTTACTGAATACTTTCATCAATGTAGTGTTGCGGCCAACTGACTTCTGTGGACGAAATATCATTAACCATTTTGGATGTGAGCTACAGTCATTCCTCAAACTGGCCTGCTCTGACACAACCACTAGCAATCTCTACATGCaactttcctccctcttttttgtAGTATCACCCTTTGGCTTCATTGTTGTGACATATGGGCGTGTAGGGTTAGCTGTTCTGCGCATTCGCTCAACACAAGGACGGAAGAAAGCCTTGTCCACATGTAGCTCTCACCTCACGGTGGTCAGTGTCTTTTATGGTACAATCATGGTCATGTACTTGAAGCCCCAAGGAAAATCTAATTCAGATCAAGATAAACTCATAGCTTTAATGTATGGGGTCATAACTCCCATGCTTAACCCTTTAATCTACAGCTTGAGAAACAGGGATGTGAAGGGAGCTTTCTGGAGAGTGTTTGGAAGAAAATGTCAAAACAAAGCTTAG
- the LOC130477769 gene encoding olfactory receptor 13H1-like, translating to MGAPNKTMVTEFILIGLSEHPRAQAVFFWFLLMVYLTSLLGNGLIIILIIADSHLHSPMYFFLCILSSVDLILSNNALPEILVNCFFYKPTVSFYRCLVQMYVGLLLIVTECVLLAIMAYDRFAAICQPLHYMQIMSWRFCISLVVASMGFSVVTTLINVLLQPTDFCGRNIINHFACELQSFLKLACSDTHTSELFMHVSSLFILIPPFVFIVVTYGRIGLAVLRIRSTQGRKKAFSTCSSHLTVVSVFYGTIMIMYLKPQAKSSSDQDKIISLMYGVLTPMLNPLIYSLRNKDVKGAFWRVFGRKMPE from the coding sequence ATGGGAGCTCCAAACAAGACAATGGTGACTGAATTCATCTTGATTGGGTTATCTGAACACCCCCGAGCACAGGCTGTGTTCTTTTGGTTCCTCTTGATGGTATACCTCACAAGCTTGCTTGGGAATGGCCTCATCATCATACTAATTATTGCAGACTCCCATCTTCATTctcccatgtatttcttcctttGCATCCTCTCCTCAGTAGATCTCATCCTCTCCAACAACGCACTTCCTGAGATCCTGGTCAACTGCTTCTTCTACAAGCCCACCGTCTCCTTCTACAGATGTTTGGTTCAGATGTACGTTGGTCTATTACTCATTGTAACAGAGTGTGTTCTTCTAGCCATCATGGCGTATGACCGATTTGCAGCTATATGCCAGCCACTCCACTATATGCAGATCATGAGCTGGAGATTTTGTATCAGTTTAGTGGTTGCATCTATGGGCTTTTCCGTAGTGACTACTTTGATCAACGTACTATTGCAGCCAACTGACTTCTGTGGACGGAATATCATTAACCATTTTGCATGTGAGCTACAGTCATTCCTCAAACTGGCCTGCTCTGACACACATACTAGTGAGCTCTTCATGCATGTTTCCAGCCTCTTTATCCTAATTCCACCCTTTGTCTTCATTGTTGTAACATATGGGCGCATAGGCTTAGCTGTTCTGCGCATTCGCTCTACACAGGGTCGCAAGAAAGCCTTCTCCACCTGTAGTTCTCACCTCACTGTGGTCAGTGTCTTTTATGGTACAATTATGATCATGTACTTGAAGCCCCAAGCAAAATCTTCTTCAGATCAAGATAAGATCATATCTTTAATGTACGGTGTCTTAACTCCCATGCTCAATCCCCTGATCTACAGCTTGAGAAACAAGGATGTCAAGGGAGCTTTCTGGAGAGTGTTTGGAAGGAAAATGCCAGAATAA